The following proteins come from a genomic window of Nocardiopsis sp. YSL2:
- the fusA gene encoding elongation factor G: protein MAAKTELDLAKVRNIGIMAHIDAGKTTTTERILYYTGVTHKVGEVHDGAATMDWMKEEQERGITITSAATTTHWDDHTINIIDTPGHVDFTIEVERSLRVLDGAVAVFDAKEGVEPQSEQVWRQADRYGVPRICFVNKMDKIGAEFQRCVDMFRERLGANAMPIQLPIGAESDFKGVIDLVRMVAYIWNDEAALGEMYDTVDIPETHVDAAREARDQFIETLAEADDEIMELYLEGQEPTLEQLVPAIRRACIAGTAIPIVCGTAFKNKGVQPLLDAVTAYLPSPLDVESVEGHDPKDETEQTKLVRKPSNAEPMSALIFKIMSDPHLGKLTYVRIYSGVLKTGTQVLNSLKGRKERIGKIYRMHSNKREEIAEAGAGDIVAVMGLKDTTTGETLCDASQPIVLESMTFPAPVIEVAIEPKTKSDQEKLGIAIQRLADEDPSFQVASDEQTGQTVISGMGELHLEVLVNRMRDEFKVEANIGKPQVAYRETIRKKVEGYVYTHKKQTGGSGQFAKVKIDLEPLETGDGDASGYEFVNAVTGGRIPREYIPSVDAGAQEAAELGVLAHYPLVGIKVTLQDGQYHEVDSSEMAFKTAGSMAFKEAVKLAKPTLLEPVMAVEVTTPEEYMGDVIGDLNSRRGQIQSMDERSGVRLVKAQVPLSEMFGYVGDLRSRTQGRANYSMVFDSYAEVPSAVAQEIVAKVRGE, encoded by the coding sequence ATGGCTGCTAAGACTGAGCTTGACCTGGCCAAGGTCCGCAACATCGGGATCATGGCCCACATCGACGCGGGCAAGACCACGACCACCGAGCGGATCCTCTACTACACCGGTGTGACCCACAAGGTGGGCGAGGTCCACGATGGCGCCGCCACGATGGACTGGATGAAGGAGGAGCAGGAGCGGGGTATCACCATTACCTCGGCTGCTACCACCACCCACTGGGACGACCACACCATCAACATCATCGACACGCCCGGCCACGTCGATTTCACGATCGAGGTCGAGCGCTCGCTGCGTGTTCTGGACGGTGCCGTCGCGGTGTTCGACGCCAAGGAAGGCGTCGAGCCCCAGTCCGAGCAGGTCTGGCGCCAGGCTGACCGGTACGGCGTTCCGCGTATCTGTTTCGTCAACAAGATGGACAAGATCGGCGCCGAGTTCCAGCGCTGCGTCGACATGTTCCGTGAGCGCCTCGGCGCCAACGCCATGCCGATCCAGCTGCCCATCGGCGCTGAGAGCGACTTCAAGGGCGTGATCGACCTCGTCCGGATGGTCGCCTACATCTGGAACGACGAGGCCGCGCTCGGCGAGATGTACGACACCGTCGACATCCCCGAGACGCACGTGGACGCCGCCCGCGAGGCGCGCGACCAGTTCATCGAGACGCTGGCCGAGGCCGACGACGAGATCATGGAGCTGTACCTGGAGGGCCAGGAGCCCACCCTGGAGCAGCTCGTTCCGGCGATCCGCCGCGCGTGCATCGCCGGTACCGCGATCCCGATCGTCTGCGGCACGGCGTTCAAGAACAAGGGCGTCCAGCCCCTGCTCGACGCGGTCACCGCCTACCTTCCCTCGCCCCTGGACGTCGAGTCCGTCGAAGGTCACGACCCCAAGGACGAGACCGAGCAGACCAAGCTGGTCCGCAAGCCCAGCAACGCCGAGCCGATGTCGGCACTGATCTTCAAGATCATGAGCGACCCCCACCTGGGCAAGCTCACCTACGTGCGCATCTACTCCGGCGTCCTGAAGACCGGCACCCAGGTGCTGAACAGTCTCAAGGGCCGCAAGGAGCGCATCGGCAAGATCTACCGCATGCACTCGAACAAGCGTGAGGAGATCGCCGAGGCGGGCGCCGGCGACATCGTCGCGGTCATGGGTCTCAAGGACACCACGACCGGTGAGACGCTGTGCGACGCGTCCCAGCCGATCGTCCTGGAGTCCATGACGTTCCCGGCTCCGGTCATCGAGGTGGCCATCGAGCCCAAGACCAAGAGCGACCAGGAGAAGCTGGGCATCGCGATCCAGCGCCTGGCGGACGAGGACCCCTCGTTCCAGGTGGCCTCGGACGAGCAGACCGGCCAGACCGTGATCTCCGGCATGGGCGAGCTGCACCTCGAGGTGCTGGTCAACCGCATGCGCGACGAGTTCAAGGTCGAGGCGAACATCGGTAAGCCCCAGGTGGCCTACCGCGAGACCATTCGCAAGAAGGTCGAAGGCTACGTCTACACCCACAAGAAGCAGACCGGTGGGTCGGGCCAGTTCGCCAAGGTCAAGATCGACCTGGAGCCGCTCGAGACCGGGGACGGCGACGCCTCCGGCTACGAGTTCGTCAACGCCGTCACCGGTGGCCGTATCCCGCGGGAGTACATCCCGTCGGTGGACGCCGGAGCCCAGGAGGCCGCGGAGCTGGGTGTGCTCGCGCACTACCCGCTCGTCGGCATCAAGGTGACGCTGCAGGACGGCCAGTACCACGAGGTCGACTCCTCCGAGATGGCTTTCAAGACCGCCGGTTCGATGGCCTTCAAGGAGGCCGTCAAGCTCGCGAAGCCGACTCTCCTGGAGCCGGTCATGGCGGTCGAGGTCACCACTCCTGAGGAGTACATGGGCGACGTCATCGGTGACCTGAACTCCCGCCGTGGACAGATCCAGTCCATGGACGAGCGTTCCGGCGTCCGGCTCGTCAAGGCCCAGGTGCCCCTCTCCGAAATGTTCGGCTACGTGGGTGACCTGCGCAGCCGTACGCAGGGTCGAGCCAACTACTCGATGGTGTTCGACTCCTACGCGGAGGTTCCGTCCGCTGTCGCCCAAGAAATTGTGGCGAAGGTTCGCGGCGAGTAG
- the rplW gene encoding 50S ribosomal protein L23, producing MRIADHRDIIVEPVISEKSYGLMDANKYTFIVRPDANKTQIKIAIEKIFEVKVTSVNTINRKGKRKRTRFGYGKRPDTKRAIVSVAEGDRIDIFGV from the coding sequence GTGAGGATCGCTGACCACCGCGACATCATCGTCGAGCCGGTGATCTCCGAGAAGAGCTACGGGCTCATGGACGCGAACAAGTACACGTTCATCGTCCGCCCCGACGCCAACAAGACGCAGATCAAGATCGCCATCGAGAAGATCTTCGAAGTGAAGGTCACCTCGGTGAACACGATCAACCGCAAGGGCAAGCGCAAGCGCACCCGCTTCGGTTACGGGAAGCGTCCCGACACCAAGCGCGCGATCGTCAGCGTCGCCGAAGGCGACCGGATCGACATCTTCGGTGTCTGA
- the rpsJ gene encoding 30S ribosomal protein S10, with translation MAGQKIRIRLKAYDHEVIDSSARKIVETVTRTGAQVAGPVPLPTEKNVYCVIRSPHKYKDSREHFEMRTHKRLIDIIDPTPKTVDSLMRLDLPAGVDIEIKL, from the coding sequence ATGGCGGGACAGAAGATCCGCATTCGGCTAAAGGCCTATGACCACGAGGTCATCGACAGCTCGGCGCGCAAGATCGTTGAGACTGTGACGCGAACTGGCGCACAGGTCGCGGGCCCGGTGCCGCTGCCGACGGAGAAGAACGTTTACTGCGTCATCCGATCGCCGCACAAGTACAAGGACTCGCGCGAGCACTTCGAGATGCGCACCCACAAGCGGCTGATCGACATCATCGACCCCACGCCGAAGACGGTCGACTCGCTCATGCGACTCGACCTCCCGGCCGGCGTTGACATCGAGATCAAGCTTTAA
- a CDS encoding DNA-directed RNA polymerase subunit beta', producing the protein MLDVNFFDELRIGLATADDIRQWSHGEVKKPETINYRTLKPEKDGLFCEKIFGPTRDWECYCGKYKRVRFKGIICERCGVEVTRAKVRRERMGHIELAAPVTHIWYFKGVPSRLGYLLDLAPKDLEKIIYFAAYMVTWVDTDARERDLQSLEARISVEKQHLEQRRDSTIEERHRKLEADLAELEEQGAKGDARRKVREGAEREMRQLRDRAQREIDRLDEVWNRFKNLKVQDLEGDEMLYREMRDRFGKYFRGGMGAQAIQDRLANFELDTEAEKLRETIRTGKGQKKARALKRLKVVSAFLNTTNSPMGMVLDCIPVIPPDLRPMVQLDGGRFATSDLNDLYRRVINRNNRLKRLLDLGAPEIIVNNEKRMLQEAVDALFDNGRRGRPVTGPGNRPLKSLSDMLKGKQGRFRQNLLGKRVDYSGRSVIVVGPQLKLHQCGLPKQMALELFKPFVMKRLVDLNHAQNIKSAKRMVERSRPVVWDVLEEVITEHPVLLNRAPTLHRLGIQAFEPQLVEGKAIQIHPLVCTAFNADFDGDQMAVHLPLSAEAQAEARLLMLATNNILKPSDGKPVTMPTQDMIIGLYYLTTEKPGAAGEGRAFRSPAEAIMAYDLGALDLQAKIRLRIADGAPAPKDWTPPEGWEEGEPYTLETTLGRYLFNEATPVDYPYVNFQVGKKQVSTLVNDLAEGYPKVQVATTLDALKDAGYRWATRSGLTIGIEDVVAPPQKAEILDGYDRKADKIQREFDRGLITDDERRQELTEVWTQATAEVARNMEDNFPADNPVWMMVQSGARGNPMQVRQIAGIRGLVSNTKGETIPRPIKSSYREGLSVLEYFISTHGQRKGLADTALRTADSGYLTRRLVDVAQDVIVREIDCGTDRSLWHEVGEKNAAGTVVRKHNVENTGFGRTLAEDTFDSDGNLVLPALSDTSEQNIDKLVAAGLTRVRIRSSLTCEAKIGVCTTCYGRSMATGKPVDVGEAIGIIAAQSIGEPGTQLTMRTFHMGGSAGQDITHGLPRVQELFEARIPKGVAPISEMEGRIRIDDTEKSRKIVVIPDDGTDEIAYPVPMRAQLLVSDGDHVTVGQQLIQGAINPHEVLRIQGPRAVQQHLVSEVQEVYKSQGVSIHDKHIEIIVRQMLKRVNILESGDTELLPGEMVERPKFERINRRVVSEGGQPAAGRPVLLGITKASLATESWLSAASFQETTRVLTENAIHGKSDPLLGLKENVIIGKLIPAGTGIPQYRNIRVEPTEEAKASMYSVSGYEEPSEYTFGQGSGEAVPLEEYDFGPYNR; encoded by the coding sequence GTGCTCGACGTCAACTTCTTCGACGAGCTGCGCATCGGCCTGGCCACGGCCGACGACATTCGCCAGTGGTCGCACGGCGAGGTCAAGAAGCCCGAGACCATCAACTACCGCACCCTGAAGCCCGAGAAGGACGGACTCTTCTGCGAGAAGATCTTCGGTCCGACCCGGGACTGGGAGTGCTACTGCGGCAAGTACAAGCGCGTCCGCTTCAAGGGCATCATCTGTGAGCGCTGCGGCGTCGAGGTGACCCGGGCCAAGGTGCGCCGTGAGCGCATGGGCCACATCGAGCTGGCCGCTCCCGTCACGCACATCTGGTACTTCAAGGGTGTGCCCTCCCGTCTGGGCTACCTGCTGGACCTGGCGCCGAAGGATCTCGAGAAGATCATCTACTTCGCCGCCTACATGGTCACGTGGGTGGACACCGACGCCCGCGAGCGCGACCTCCAGTCCCTGGAGGCGCGGATCTCGGTCGAGAAGCAGCACCTGGAGCAGCGCCGCGACTCCACCATCGAGGAGCGCCACCGCAAGCTGGAGGCCGACCTCGCCGAGCTGGAGGAGCAGGGCGCCAAGGGTGACGCGCGCCGCAAGGTGCGCGAGGGTGCCGAGCGCGAGATGCGCCAGCTGCGCGACCGCGCGCAGCGGGAGATCGACCGCCTCGACGAGGTGTGGAACCGCTTCAAGAACCTCAAGGTCCAGGACCTCGAGGGCGACGAGATGCTCTACCGCGAGATGCGGGACCGCTTCGGGAAGTACTTCCGCGGCGGCATGGGCGCTCAGGCCATCCAGGACCGGCTCGCCAACTTCGAGCTGGACACCGAGGCGGAGAAGCTCCGGGAGACCATCCGCACGGGCAAGGGCCAGAAGAAGGCCCGCGCCCTGAAGCGGCTCAAGGTCGTCTCGGCGTTCCTCAACACCACCAACAGCCCCATGGGCATGGTGCTCGACTGCATCCCGGTCATCCCGCCGGACCTGCGTCCGATGGTGCAGCTGGACGGTGGCCGCTTCGCGACCTCCGACCTCAACGACCTGTACCGCCGGGTGATCAACCGGAACAACCGCCTCAAGCGGCTGCTGGACCTCGGTGCGCCCGAGATCATCGTCAACAACGAGAAGCGGATGCTGCAGGAGGCCGTCGACGCGCTGTTCGACAACGGCCGCCGCGGCCGTCCGGTCACCGGACCGGGCAACCGTCCGCTCAAGTCGCTGTCCGACATGCTCAAGGGCAAGCAGGGCCGCTTCCGTCAGAACCTGCTCGGCAAGCGCGTCGACTACTCCGGCCGTTCGGTCATCGTCGTCGGCCCGCAGCTGAAGCTGCACCAGTGCGGTCTGCCCAAGCAGATGGCGCTGGAGCTCTTCAAGCCGTTCGTGATGAAGCGCCTGGTCGACCTGAACCACGCGCAGAACATCAAGAGCGCCAAGCGCATGGTGGAGCGGTCCCGTCCGGTCGTGTGGGACGTCCTCGAAGAGGTCATCACCGAGCACCCGGTGCTGCTGAACCGTGCTCCCACGCTGCACCGCCTGGGCATCCAGGCCTTCGAGCCGCAGCTCGTCGAGGGCAAGGCCATCCAGATCCACCCGCTCGTGTGCACGGCGTTCAACGCCGACTTCGACGGTGACCAGATGGCCGTGCACCTGCCGCTGTCCGCCGAGGCCCAGGCCGAGGCGCGGCTGCTGATGCTGGCCACGAACAACATCCTCAAGCCGTCCGACGGCAAGCCCGTGACCATGCCCACCCAGGACATGATCATCGGCCTGTACTACCTGACGACGGAGAAGCCCGGTGCCGCGGGCGAGGGACGGGCCTTCCGTTCCCCGGCCGAGGCGATCATGGCCTACGACCTGGGCGCCCTGGACCTGCAGGCGAAGATCCGCCTGCGGATCGCCGACGGCGCCCCGGCGCCGAAGGACTGGACGCCGCCGGAGGGCTGGGAAGAGGGCGAGCCGTACACCCTGGAGACGACCCTGGGGCGGTACCTCTTCAACGAGGCCACCCCGGTCGACTACCCGTACGTCAACTTCCAGGTGGGCAAGAAGCAGGTCTCGACCCTGGTCAACGACCTCGCCGAGGGCTACCCCAAGGTCCAGGTCGCCACGACCCTGGACGCCCTGAAGGACGCCGGCTACCGCTGGGCCACCCGGTCCGGCCTGACCATCGGCATCGAGGACGTCGTCGCGCCGCCGCAGAAGGCCGAGATCCTCGACGGGTACGACCGCAAGGCCGACAAGATCCAGCGGGAGTTCGACCGCGGTCTCATCACCGACGACGAGCGCCGTCAGGAGCTCACCGAGGTGTGGACCCAGGCCACCGCCGAGGTCGCGCGGAACATGGAGGACAACTTCCCCGCCGACAACCCGGTGTGGATGATGGTCCAGTCCGGCGCCCGTGGTAACCCGATGCAGGTGCGTCAGATCGCGGGTATCCGTGGTCTGGTCTCCAACACCAAGGGTGAGACGATCCCGCGTCCGATCAAGTCCTCCTACCGTGAGGGCCTGTCCGTGCTGGAGTACTTCATCTCCACGCACGGTCAGCGCAAGGGTCTGGCCGACACCGCCCTGCGTACCGCCGACTCGGGCTACCTGACCCGTCGTCTGGTGGACGTGGCGCAGGACGTCATCGTCCGCGAGATCGACTGCGGCACCGACCGGTCGCTGTGGCACGAGGTCGGCGAGAAGAACGCCGCCGGCACCGTGGTGCGCAAGCACAACGTCGAGAACACCGGTTTCGGCCGCACCCTGGCCGAGGACACGTTCGACAGCGACGGCAACCTCGTGCTGCCCGCGCTGAGCGACACCTCCGAGCAGAACATCGACAAGCTGGTGGCGGCCGGGCTCACCCGGGTGCGCATCCGCTCGTCGCTGACCTGTGAGGCGAAGATCGGTGTGTGCACCACCTGCTACGGCCGCTCCATGGCCACCGGCAAGCCGGTGGACGTCGGTGAGGCGATCGGTATCATCGCGGCCCAGTCCATCGGTGAGCCCGGTACCCAGCTGACCATGCGGACCTTCCACATGGGTGGTTCGGCCGGTCAGGACATCACCCACGGTCTGCCCCGTGTCCAGGAGCTCTTCGAGGCCCGCATCCCCAAGGGTGTGGCCCCGATCTCCGAGATGGAGGGCCGGATCCGGATCGATGACACCGAGAAGAGCCGTAAGATCGTCGTCATCCCCGACGACGGCACGGACGAGATCGCCTACCCGGTGCCGATGCGTGCCCAGCTGCTCGTCAGTGACGGTGACCACGTCACGGTCGGCCAGCAGCTGATCCAGGGTGCGATCAACCCGCACGAGGTCCTCCGTATCCAGGGCCCGCGCGCGGTGCAGCAGCACCTCGTGTCGGAGGTCCAGGAGGTGTACAAGTCGCAGGGTGTGTCCATCCACGACAAGCACATCGAGATCATCGTCCGCCAGATGCTCAAGCGGGTGAACATCCTGGAGTCGGGTGACACCGAGCTCCTGCCGGGTGAGATGGTGGAGCGGCCGAAGTTCGAGCGGATCAACCGCCGCGTCGTCTCCGAGGGCGGTCAGCCCGCGGCCGGACGTCCGGTCCTGCTCGGTATCACCAAGGCGTCGCTGGCCACGGAGTCGTGGCTGTCGGCGGCCTCCTTCCAGGAGACGACCCGGGTGCTCACCGAGAACGCGATCCACGGCAAGAGCGACCCGCTCCTGGGCCTCAAGGAGAACGTCATCATCGGTAAGCTCATCCCGGCCGGTACGGGCATCCCCCAGTACCGCAACATCCGGGTGGAGCCGACCGAGGAGGCGAAGGCTTCGATGTACTCGGTCTCCGGGTACGAGGAGCCGAGCGAGTACACCTTCGGACAGGGTTCGGGCGAGGCCGTCCCGCTGGAGGAGTACGACTTCGGTCCCTACAACAGGTAA
- the rplC gene encoding 50S ribosomal protein L3 yields the protein MATKQIKGVLGEKLGMTQVFDDAGKMVPVTVLKAGPCVVSRIRTPDTDGYSAVQIGYGQINPRKVNKPLGDYLRKNELTPRRHYVEVRTTDATEYTLGQEVTADSFEIGEKVDVTGKSKGKGFAGVMKRHGFRGLSASHGTQRKHRSPGSIGGCATPGRVFKGMRMAGRMGNVRKTIQNLTVHSVDAEKGLILVKGAVPGPNGGLVLVRTAVKGDK from the coding sequence ATGGCCACCAAGCAGATCAAGGGAGTTCTGGGCGAGAAGCTCGGCATGACCCAGGTCTTCGACGACGCGGGCAAGATGGTGCCCGTGACGGTTCTGAAGGCCGGTCCGTGCGTCGTCAGCCGCATCCGGACTCCCGACACCGACGGATACTCCGCTGTCCAGATCGGTTACGGGCAGATCAACCCGCGCAAGGTCAACAAGCCGCTCGGCGACTACCTGCGCAAGAACGAGTTGACCCCGCGCCGTCACTACGTCGAGGTCCGCACGACCGACGCCACCGAGTACACGCTCGGCCAGGAGGTCACCGCGGACAGCTTCGAGATCGGCGAGAAGGTCGACGTCACGGGCAAGAGCAAGGGCAAGGGCTTCGCCGGTGTGATGAAGCGCCACGGTTTCCGTGGTCTGTCCGCATCGCACGGCACGCAGCGCAAGCACCGCTCGCCCGGTTCCATCGGCGGCTGCGCCACACCCGGCCGCGTTTTCAAGGGCATGCGGATGGCCGGGCGCATGGGCAACGTGCGCAAGACCATCCAGAACCTGACCGTGCACTCCGTCGACGCGGAGAAGGGCCTCATCCTGGTCAAGGGTGCTGTGCCCGGTCCCAACGGCGGTCTGGTGCTTGTCCGTACCGCTGTGAAGGGGGACAAGTAA
- the rpsG gene encoding 30S ribosomal protein S7: MPRKGPAPKRQLITDPVYGSPLVTALINKVLLDGKRSIAQSVVYDALEGAREKTGQDPLVVLKRALDNVKPALEVRSRRVGGATYQVPVEVRASRSTTLALRWLVDYSRKRREKTMTERLMNELVDASNGLGAAVKKREDTHKMAESNKAFAHYRW, from the coding sequence ATGCCGCGCAAGGGACCGGCGCCGAAGCGCCAGCTCATCACAGACCCGGTCTACGGCTCGCCGCTCGTCACCGCACTCATCAACAAGGTGCTGCTCGACGGCAAGCGCTCCATCGCCCAGAGCGTCGTCTACGACGCCCTGGAGGGTGCTCGCGAGAAGACCGGACAGGACCCGCTCGTTGTTCTCAAGCGCGCCCTGGACAACGTCAAGCCCGCGCTCGAGGTCCGCAGCCGCCGTGTCGGTGGCGCGACCTACCAGGTGCCGGTCGAGGTTCGCGCCTCCCGTTCCACCACGCTGGCTCTGCGTTGGCTGGTCGACTACTCGCGCAAGCGCCGTGAGAAGACCATGACCGAGCGTCTGATGAACGAGCTGGTCGACGCCAGCAACGGTCTCGGCGCGGCCGTCAAGAAGCGTGAAGACACGCACAAGATGGCCGAGTCGAACAAGGCCTTCGCCCACTACCGCTGGTAA
- the rplD gene encoding 50S ribosomal protein L4, translating to MAQIEVKNPEGGAKGSVELPESVFAQKVSIPLIHQVVNGQMAAGRQGTHATKTRGDVRGGGKKPYRQKGTGRARQGSIRAPQYTGGGTVHGPQPRDYSQRTPKKMKAAALRGALSDRANHGRIHVVSHFVAEDAVGKLTQTALKALRQVTESDKVLVVLAREDEHNRRALRNLGEVHILDADQVNTYDVLYSDDVVFTEAGYAEFLAHAAGTSKAAESEEDDQ from the coding sequence ATGGCCCAGATCGAGGTCAAGAACCCCGAGGGCGGCGCCAAGGGCAGCGTCGAGCTGCCGGAGAGCGTCTTCGCCCAGAAGGTCAGCATTCCGCTGATCCATCAGGTCGTGAACGGTCAGATGGCCGCCGGCCGCCAGGGCACGCACGCCACCAAGACCCGCGGTGACGTCCGCGGCGGTGGCAAGAAGCCCTACCGCCAGAAGGGCACCGGCCGGGCCCGTCAGGGCTCGATCCGCGCCCCGCAGTACACCGGTGGTGGAACCGTCCACGGTCCCCAGCCGCGTGACTACAGCCAGCGGACCCCGAAGAAGATGAAGGCCGCCGCCCTGCGCGGAGCCCTCTCCGACCGGGCCAACCACGGCCGTATCCACGTCGTCAGCCACTTCGTGGCCGAGGACGCGGTCGGCAAGCTCACGCAGACCGCTCTCAAGGCGCTGCGTCAGGTGACCGAGTCCGACAAGGTCCTGGTCGTCCTGGCCCGCGAGGACGAGCACAACCGGCGCGCCCTGCGCAACCTCGGCGAGGTGCACATCCTCGACGCGGACCAGGTGAACACCTACGACGTCCTGTACTCGGACGACGTGGTCTTCACCGAGGCGGGCTACGCCGAGTTCCTGGCCCACGCGGCCGGCACCTCCAAGGCCGCTGAGTCCGAGGAGGACGACCAGTGA
- the tuf gene encoding elongation factor Tu, translating into MAKEKFERTKPHVNIGTIGHIDHGKTTLTAAITKVLHDAYPDLNPYTPFEDIDNAPEERERGITISVAHVEYQTEARHYAHVDCPGHADYVKNMITGAAQMDGAILVVAATDGPMPQTKEHVLLARQVGVPAIVVALNKADMVDDEEIFELVELEVRELLSEYEFPGDDVPVTKVSALKALEGDAEWGQKVLELMGTVDSFIPEPERDTEKPFLMPIEDVFSITGRGTVVTGRIERGIVNVNETVDIVGIKEDKQSTTVTGVEMFRKLLDQGQAGDNVGLLLRGIKREDVERGQVVIKPGTTTPHTEFEGQVVILSKDEGGRHTPFFNNYRPQFYFRTTDVTGVVTLPEGTEMVMPGDNTEMSVVLIQPVAMEEGLKFAIREGGRTVGAGRVTKIIK; encoded by the coding sequence GTGGCGAAGGAAAAGTTCGAGCGGACTAAGCCGCACGTCAACATCGGCACCATCGGTCACATTGACCACGGCAAGACCACGCTGACCGCGGCCATCACCAAGGTGCTGCACGACGCGTACCCGGACCTGAACCCGTACACGCCGTTCGAGGACATCGACAACGCTCCCGAGGAGCGCGAGCGCGGTATCACCATCTCCGTCGCCCACGTCGAGTACCAGACCGAGGCGCGTCACTACGCCCACGTCGACTGCCCCGGTCACGCGGACTACGTGAAGAACATGATCACGGGTGCGGCGCAGATGGACGGCGCCATCCTGGTCGTCGCCGCGACCGACGGCCCGATGCCGCAGACCAAGGAGCACGTGCTCCTGGCCCGCCAGGTCGGCGTCCCCGCCATCGTCGTCGCCCTCAACAAGGCCGACATGGTGGACGACGAGGAGATCTTCGAGCTCGTCGAGCTCGAGGTCCGCGAGCTGCTCAGCGAGTACGAGTTCCCCGGTGACGACGTTCCGGTCACCAAGGTCTCCGCGCTCAAGGCCCTCGAGGGCGACGCCGAGTGGGGCCAGAAGGTGCTCGAGCTCATGGGCACCGTCGACAGCTTCATCCCGGAGCCCGAGCGGGACACCGAGAAGCCCTTCCTCATGCCGATCGAGGACGTGTTCTCGATCACCGGTCGCGGCACCGTCGTCACCGGCCGCATCGAGCGGGGTATCGTCAACGTCAACGAGACCGTTGACATCGTCGGTATCAAGGAAGACAAGCAGAGCACCACCGTCACCGGTGTCGAGATGTTCCGCAAGCTGCTCGACCAGGGCCAGGCCGGCGACAACGTCGGTCTGCTCCTGCGCGGCATCAAGCGCGAGGACGTCGAGCGCGGCCAGGTCGTCATCAAGCCCGGTACGACCACCCCGCACACCGAGTTCGAGGGCCAGGTCGTCATCCTGTCCAAGGACGAGGGTGGCCGGCACACGCCGTTCTTCAACAACTACCGCCCGCAGTTCTACTTCCGCACCACCGACGTCACCGGCGTCGTGACGCTGCCGGAGGGCACCGAGATGGTCATGCCCGGTGACAACACCGAGATGTCCGTCGTGCTGATCCAGCCGGTCGCGATGGAAGAGGGTCTGAAGTTCGCCATCCGCGAGGGTGGCCGGACCGTGGGCGCCGGTCGCGTCACGAAGATCATCAAGTAG
- the rpsL gene encoding 30S ribosomal protein S12 produces the protein MPTIQQLVRKGRQDKVAKNKTPALKGSPQRRGVCTRVYTTTPKKPNSALRKVARVKLSSGIEVTAYIPGIGHNLQEHSIVLVRGGRVKDLPGVRYRIVRGSLDTQGVRGRKQARSHYGAKKEK, from the coding sequence GTGCCCACCATCCAGCAGCTGGTCCGCAAGGGCCGACAGGACAAGGTCGCAAAGAACAAGACCCCGGCGCTGAAGGGGAGTCCGCAGCGTCGTGGTGTGTGCACGCGTGTCTACACCACTACGCCGAAGAAGCCGAACTCCGCTCTGCGCAAGGTCGCTCGTGTGAAGCTCAGCAGCGGCATCGAGGTCACGGCCTACATCCCCGGCATCGGCCACAACCTGCAGGAGCACTCCATCGTGCTCGTGCGCGGTGGCCGAGTGAAGGACCTGCCGGGTGTCCGTTACCGGATCGTCCGCGGTTCGCTCGACACCCAGGGCGTCCGAGGCCGCAAGCAGGCACGTAGCCACTACGGCGCCAAGAAGGAGAAGTAA